ATGCACTCAAGCGGAAGGCTTGCACCGCCCAATCGAGGTATTCCTGCCATTGCGCCCGGCGTAGCGGCAGCCCTTCGCGGAAGGCGGCTTCGTCGATCTGGACGATTTTGATGCCGGCGTTTTCCAGATCCACCACTTCATCGCGCAAGGCCAGGGCCAGTTGCTGCGCCTGAATTTTGCGCGAGACGTCCTCGCGCGGGAACGACCACATCAGCATGGTCACGGGACCGGTGAGCATGCCTTTCATAACCTTGTCGGTCAGGCTCTGAGCATAGGTGATCCACTCGACCGTCATCGGTTTCGGACGGCTCAGGTCGCCATAAATGATCGCCGGTTTGACGCAGCGCGAACCGTAACTCTGGACCCAGCCGAACCGGGTGAACAAGTAGCCGTCCAGTTGCTCGGCGAAGTACTCGACCATGTCGTTGCGTTCGGCTTCACCGTGCACCAATACATCCAGGCCCAGGCGTTCCTGGATTTGCACGGCGTGGCGGATTTCGCTGTGCATGGCATCGGTGTAATCGTTGGCCGACAGCTTGCCTTGCTTGAAGGCCTGGCGCGCCAGACGGATTGCTCCGGTCTGCGGGAACGAGCCGATGGTAGTGGTCGGGAACGCCGGCAGTTTCAGCCGGGCCTGTTGTTGTTCGATGCGTTTGGCAAACGGCGAATGACGCTGACTGTCTTTAGCACTGATCGCTTCTATCCGCGCTTGCACCTCGGCTTTGTGGATACGCGGCGATTGGGCACGACCGGCCTGAATCGCACGGCTTTCAGCCAGTGCGGTTTGCACCTTGGGCGATTGCGGATCGTTCAGCGCATCACGCAGCACGGCGATTTCACCACACTTCTGCACGGCGAACGCCAGCCAGCTTTTCAGTTCCGGGTCGAGTTTGTCTTCACGGTCCAGGTCCACCGGGCTGTGCAGCAGCGAGCAAGAGCTGCTGACCCACAAGTTATCGCCAAAACGCTCCTGGGCCGGCTGCAGTTGCGCGAGCGCTTGCTCCAGTTCGCAGCGCCAGACATTGCGGCCGTTAACCAGGCCCACCGAAAGAATCTTGTAGGTCGGCAGACGATCCAAGATCTGGCCAAGCTGATCCGGTGCGCGCACCGCGTCAATGTGCAAGCCTTGCACCGGCAGGCCGACCGCCAGGCCGAGGTTGTCTTCCAGGCCACTGAAGTAAGTCGCCACGAGTTTTTTCAGCGGCGAATATTGAAGGATGTGATAGGCGCGTTCGAATGCGTTTTTCCAGGCCTGCGGCAGGTCGAGGGTGAGGATCGGTTCGTCGATCTGCACCCACTCCACGCCTTGGGCCGCGAGGCGACCAAGGATTTCGCCGTAGATCGGCAGCAGGCGCTCCAGCAGGTCGAGTTTATCGAAGCCATCCCCCTTCGCCTTGCCCAGCCACAGGTAAGTCAGCGGGCCGATGATCACCGGTTTGACGTTGTGGCCCAAAGCCTTGGCTTCTTCGACTTCATCGAACAGCTGTTCCCAGCTCAGTTTGAACTGTTGATCAGCGCTGAATTCCGGGACCAGGTAGTGGTAGTTGGTGTCGAACCACTTGGTCAGCTCCTGAGCGTATTGCGCTTTGGTGTGTTCACCGCCGCAGCAGGTTGCGGTAGCACCACGAGCCATGGCGAACAGGGTGTCGAGTGTCGGCAGGCCACGGGAATCCTTGGCACTGTCGAAACGCTCGGGGATGACACCGAAGGTCAGGGAGTGAGTCAGTACCTGGTCGTACCAGGCGAAGTCGCCCACCGGCAGCAGGTCGATGCCTGCATCTTTCTGCAGTTGCCAATGGGTGGCGCGCAATTGGCGGCCGACGCTTTTCAATGCGTCCTGATCGAGGTCGCCCTTCCAGTAGGATTCGAGGGCTTTTTTCAGTTCGCGGTCTGCGCCAATGCGCGGAAAACCAAGCGTGTGGGCCAAGGCCATGGTGAGATTCCTCCCTGATAAGATGGTGCTATTGTCGACAGCCCACCCAACATGAGACAAACTCAACTTTTTCGTGTTGATCACAAGTTTTCCTCATGGAGCCCCCCGGTGCTTGAAATCCGTCACCTGAAAACCCTGCACGCCTTGCGCGAAGCCGACAGCCTGGTGGATGCGGCCGACCGCTTGCACCTGACCCAGTCGGCGCTGTCCCACCAGTTCAAGGAGCTGGAAGAGCGCATGGGCATGCCGCTGTTCGTGCGCAAGACCAAACCGGTGCGCTTCACCAGTGCCGGCTTGCGCCTGCTGCAACTGGCCGACGCCACCCTGCCATTGCTGCGCGGCGCCGAGCGTGACATTGCGCGGTTGGCCGGCGGCACTGCGGGGCGGTTGCACATGGCGATCGAATGCCACAGTTGCTTTCAGTGGCTGATGCCGACCATCGACCAGTTCCGCGATGCCTGGCCGGAAGTCGAGCTGGACCTGGCCTCGGGGTTCTCCTTCGCCCCGCTGCCCGCGCTGGCCCGAGGCGACCTGGACCTGGTGGTGACTTCCGACCCGCTGGAACTGGTAGGGATCACTTACGTGCCGTTGTTCACCTACGAAGCCATGCTTGCCGTGGCTAACCAGCACCGTTTGGCGAGCAAGCCGTACATCGTGCCCGAAGACTTGCTCACGGAAACCTTGATCACCTACCCGGTGGAGCGCGATCGGCTGGACATCTTCACCCGTTTCCTGGAACCGGCCGACATCGAACCGGCGCAGGTGCGCACGTCGGAACTGACGGTGATGATGATGCAACTGGTGGCCAGCGGCCGCGGCGTGTGCGGCATGCCCCATTGGGCGCTGCATGAATACAGTTCACGGGGTTATGTGAAGGCCAAGCGACTGGGGGAAAAAGGCTTGTTCGCAACGCTCTACGCCGGGATTCGCGCCGACATGCTGGATGCGCCGTACATGCGCGACTTCTTGCTGACGGCCAAGGACACGTCGTTTTCGACGCTGGATGGGGTTAGTGCCGTCCGATAGAGCGACCATCTCCTGTAGGAGCGAGGCTTGCCCGCGAAAGCGGTGTGTCATCAGCCGACATCAATGCTCGATTTGAAACCGCCTTCGCGGGCAAGCCTCGCTCCTACAAGGGATCGGGGTGGTTCAGCCCTCACGCCACATATGGTGTGGGAACGAGCAGCGACAGGTCTTGGTGTTCAGTAGTACTCGAAATTGTGGCGAGGGAGCTTGCTCCCGTTCGGCTGCGAAGCAGTCGTAAAACCGGTGTATGCAGAGTGTCTGAAAACATGCGATTGCAGGTTTTGGGGCCGCTTCGCAGCCCAGCGGGAGCAAGCTCCCTCGCCACAACAGCTCTTATGCCAAAGGCTCAGGGGTGAGCTCACGCCACATATGGATCTTGTCGAAGTAGTCTTCGCCGACCCGCACCGCCAACGGTTCCAGGCCGAACTGCACAAAGCCGCAACGCTGATACAGCTTGAATGCAGCTTCATTGCCGGCGGTGACGGTCAACTGGATCAGCCGCAGCCCCTGATGGGTCTGCGCTTCAGCCAACGCGGCCTGAACCAGTTGATAGCCGAGCCCGCGCTGGCGAACCGCCCCTGAAACGTACATGCCAAACAACGTCACCTTGTGCCGGGCCTTTTCCCGAGGTTCGAACGCCAGGCCGACGATGCCCGCCAACTTGCCCTCCTCGAACGCCCCAAGTACCCGGTCCAGCTTGCTGGTCAGGCGCGATTCCCACCAACTCAGCGGCATCACCGCGCGCTCGCGCACGCTGGAGGTGAACGCCTGAGGATGCAAGTCATAGGCCTCAAGCATCAACGCCCGGTAATCCAGGGCATGGCTGGCATCAAGCCGTTGAATCCACATCTTCAGGCCGCTCGCCGCTGCTCAAGCATCAAGCGCACCGCCAGCCCGGATAGCACGAAGCCCATGAAGTAACGCTGCATCGCCAACCAGTTCGGATTGTTGACGAACCAGGACGCGATGCCCGCGGCGAACAGAGCGATCAGCAAGTTGACGCTGAAGCTCACGCTGATCTGGGTCAGGCCGAGGATGATGCTCTGGGTGAACACCGAACCGTGCTCAGGGGTAATGAACTGCGGAAACACCGACAGATAAAACACCGCAATTTTCGGGTTCAGGGCGCTGGTAAGAAAGCCCATGGTGATCAACTTGCGCGACGAATCCGCCGGCAGCTGCTGCGCCTCGAACGGCGAACGCGCACCGGGCTTGACCGCCTGCCAGGCCAGCCACAACAAGTACAGCGCGCCAGCCCACTTCAACACTTCATAAGCCATCGGCACTGCCACGAACACCGCGGTCAAACCCGCGGCAGCAGCAAACAGGTGCACTAAAAACCCCGCGACCACGCCCAGCAACGAAGTCACTCCGGCCTTGCGCCCCTGGCAGATAGAACGAGAGATCAGGTAGATCATGTTCGGCCCGGGCGTGAGTACCATCAGCAACGCCGCGGCGGCAAAAATCAGCAAATCTTGAAGCGGGATCATGGGCATCCTCCGTCCTTGGACGATCAGGCAGTTTCGATCAGTGAGGCTCGATAAAACGGCAAGATCAGGTCCCGTGTCAATGGCGCCAGCGTGACATCGCCGTCGGTGGCCGGATCGATCCAGCGCACCTCTTCGATCTCCGCCGCCGGGCAAACGTGCGAATCGATGGTCAGCTGAAAGAGTTCGGCCTGTACGACATAACCCGGCTCATTGGCGGCCGGTGCCGAGAATTGCCCCAGGTAGGCGGCATGCGCCGGATCGATGACCAGCCCCAGTTCCTCTTCCAGCTCACGGGCGAGGGCATGGACCGGTTGCTCATGGGCCTCGATCTTGCCCCCCGGCTGCATGAACGCCTGGGTCCCGCGCTTGCGCACCAGCAGGGTGCGACCGTCGGGGCCGATCAGCAGGGCAGCGGCAATGCGGATGAGGCGGAGCGAAGCGGCGGATGAAAGCGTCATGGATCAGGATTGGCCTTGGGTAAAAGCAGCAAGGATCACATGCATGCCGGTTCTACGTCACGCCGAAAACTTATCTGCCGAGCGTCAAATATTGTGGGAGCGGGCTTGCCCGCGATAGCGGACTGTCAGCAACATCAATGTTGGATGTGATGACCTCATCGCGGGCAAGCCCGCTCCCACAGGGGATCAGTGCTGAGTCTGAGAAGCTCAACTCGTCTCCAGAAGCGCGCCCTCCACTTCCTCCGGCACTTTCACAAAAATGCTGTACTTGGCACTTTCCATCGCCTCGAAAGCGATCAACTTCTCCACCAGTGGCCCATTCAACACCTTGCCGGCATTGAGCAGCAGCATGCCGTTGTCGGCATTGAGATTGCGCGCCAGGATCATGCCCGCCACCAGATCCCGGGTGGCCAGCACCTTGACCGTCGGATCGGCCAGCGTCACGTCGCTCAGATAAGTGGCGCAGACCTGAATGAAATCCTCCACCAGTTCCGGGTCGTAGAGGCGACCGGCGTATTGGCGGATATAGACCAGGGCTTCATCGCTGTTCATCTGCCGTTCGAGGATCAGCCCGCGCTGCAACTCGATGAAATCCACCGCCAGTTTCAGCAACCGTGAACCGAACGGAATCGCTTCGCCCTTGAGCCGATCAGGAAAACCGCTGCCGTCCCAACGCTCCTGATGATGCAGGATCAGCCGAGCGGCATCCTTCATTGGGTCGAGCGTCATCAGCAGCGACTCACTCTGCTTCGGATAACCCCGATAGCGCTCGCGGTCATTGTGATGCAGCAGGTCCGAGGGCGTGTTCATCATGCTGTCGGTCCAGCTCAACTTGCCGATGTTGTAGAGCGCCGCTGCCATGGTCAGGTCACGACTGGTGCCTTCGTCCAGGCCATGGAGTTTGCAGTACACCCGCACCAGTTCAATGATCTGCCGGTTGGTCTGTTTGGTGGGCGGCAGGCGCAGGTTGGCCAGCAACGAAAACACTTCGGTGCCGGTGACATAGCTGCGCTTGAGCTCTTCGTAGGCCAGGTCCAGCATGTCGGCGGTCTGTTGCAGCTCGCTGGTGCGGGCCGCGACGTGTTTTTCCAGGGTGGCGTTGAGCTGCTTCAGTTTCTCGTTCTGATCCCACGTCTCTTGCACCAGACGCAAGCGCTCACGCTCGGAATGCTGATAGGCAAGTGATTGTCGCAAGGTCAGCAGCATTTCTTCATCGTGCCAGGGTTTGCTGATGTAACGATGAATCTGCCCTTCATTGATGGCTTTGATAATGGCCGACGGATCGGCATAACCGGTCAACATGATCCGGGTGGTGTCGGGATAGCGCTGGTGGACGTGAGCCAGCAGCGTGGCGCCGTCCATATTAGGCATGCGCGCATCAGTCATCACCAGATCGATCGGCTGCTGGGCCATGATCTCCAGGGCCTGGGCACCGCTGGTGGCCAGCAGTACCTCGTAAGGCTGACCGCGCAGCAGGCGGCGCAGACTGTTGAGAATCGACTCCTCATCGTCGACCAGCAATAACTTGGGTTTATCGGTCACAGTCGTGGGGAGTTGCTCTTCCATGGCATTACCTCAAGTCAAACGGGTGTCTTTGCCGCGCGTGTGGGGGCCAACATCCTGACGTTCCCCTCGCCTGACCTACAGGCTAGATGATTTTCAGCCCTACCCAGGAAATGATTCGTTTCAGTCAACCGGGCGAAGTTCCGGCCGGGCGACTATGCTCAGATCACTCGGATCCAGAACGATACTCGCGCCATCCAGCGATCAGGGAAGGGATACCCTTTATGAGCCCATTGCACCAACCTGCTGTCGGTACAGGCGCATGTCAGTGAATACGCTGCTTGCGCGCATTAATCGGCGGATTCTCATCGTCGATGACACGGCGTCGATCCATGAGGATTTCGCCAAGATTCTCAGCCCGCCATCGATCGAAGACGACAACCTGATCAGCGCCGAAAACGCCCTGTTCGGTACCCCGGCGTCGGTATCGTTGCAAAGTTTCGTCATTGATTCCGCATTTCAGGGCCGCGAAGCGCTGGACAAGGTCGAGACCGCGTTGGCGAATGACTCGCCCTACGCGATGGCCTTCATCGATATGCGCATGCCACCGGGCTGGGACGGTCTGGAAACCATCGAACGCTTGTGGCAAGTCGATCCCAAGCTGCAGGTGGCGCTCTGCACTGCGTATTCCGACTATTCCTGGGAAGACATCGCCGAGCGTCTGGAGCTGGGCGATCGCCTGCTTATCCTGAAAAAGCCTTTCGATGCCATCGAGATCCGCCAGATGGCCAGCGCATTGACTGCCAAATGGCAAATGACCGAAGACGCAGCACTGAAAATGTCCTTGCTGGAGCTCGCGGTCGAAGAGCGCACCCGGGAGCTGTCCGACGCCAACATCATCGTGCAGAACAGCCCGACTATTCTGTATCGGCTGCGAGGCGAACCGTCGTTTCCGTTGATGTACATCTCCCACAACATCACCAAATACGGCCACATCGCGGCAGCCCTGGTAGCGTCCTCCAACTGGGCGCAGGAGCTGATCCATCCCGACGATCAATCAAAAGTCGATACGGCCATGGCCCGGGTGCTGGACCGCCATGCGGCAGGTGCGTCCATCGAATTCCGGATGCGCACCGGCGACGGCGACTGGCGCTGGGTCGAAAACCGCTATATCCCGGTGCGTGACGATGAAGGCCGCTTGCTGGAAGTCGAAGGCATCATCATCGACGTCACCGAACGCAAACTGGCCGAGGAAAAAATCGCCCTGTTGGCCCGCACCGACGGGCTGACCGGGTTGGCCAACCGCGCGACGCTGATCGAACGGCTGCACCAGGCATTCGCCGCCGCCCGACGCGGGGCCACACCCTTCGCCATGTTTTACCTGGACCTGGATCACTTCAAACGCATCAACGACACCCTGGGCCACCCGGTGGGCGATCTATTGTTGCAGGAGGTCGCCAGGCGCATCAAAAACTGCGTGCGCGAAAACGATGTGGTTGCCCGCCTGGGTGGCGACGAGTTCGCGATACTGCAACTGGATGTCGGCGATCCGACCCAATCAGCGGCCCTCGCCGCCAAGGTCCGCGATGCTCTGGTGCTGCCCTACTCCCTGGCCGGCAATGATGTGCGGGTCTCGGTCAGCATCGGCATCAGCAGCTACGCGCCGATCAGCTTCAGCGCCGACAGCCTGTTGACCCAAGCCGACATGGCGCTGTATCGCTCCAAGGAAAAGGGCCGCAACCAGTACCACTTCCACTCCGATGAGATCAATCAGGAAGTGGTTGAGCGCATGACCATCGCCAACGACTTGAAAACCGCCATCGAACACGACGAACTCGAACTGCGTTATTGGCCGGAAGTAGACCTGAGCACTGGCAAGATCCTCGGCATGGAAGCGCAGGTCAGCTGGAACCACCCTCAGCGCGGGTTGCTGGAAGCCCAGGCGTTTCTGCCCGCGGCGGAAAAGACCGGCACCATCATCGCCCTCGGTCACTGGGTGCTGGAGCGTGCCTGTCGGCAAATGCGCCAGTGGCGTGACGAAGGCATGGCACCGCCGGTGGTGGCAATAAAACTGTCCCTGGCTCAGCTCAAGAGCGGTCCCGAGCTGATCTATGACGTGTTGCGCACCACCGCACGTTGGGAACTGTGCCCGTGGGACCTGCGCTTCGATGTCACCGAAGCGACCCTGGCCCAGACCAAGTGGACGCACAACGACGTACTGCCGCGCCTGCGTGAGCTGGGAGTGAAAATCGCCATCGACGACTTCGGCACCGAATACTCCTCGTTCGATTACCTCAAGACCTATCAGGTCAATCACCTGAAACTCGCCCAGACCTTCATCGACATGGCCGCACGCGACCCGGCCAGTGCAACCACCTTGCGGGCCATCATCAACTTCGCCCGTGAGGTAGGGATCGGCATTATCGCCGAGGGCGTCGAAACCCAGGAGCAACGCAGTTCGCTGATGGCCACCGGCTCACCGATGAACGCCCAGGGTCACTACTTCAGCCAAGCGGTCAGCAGCCAACAGGCCGCCGAGTTGCTGAAGGCCGGGAGCATCGTGCATGCCAGCCACGACACCGGAGCGATGCCCGACGACCCGCGGCGCGCCATGGAGGACAAGGAATGAAAACTCCGTCCGCCCAGGCTAACCGACGCATTCTGATCATCGATGACACGCCTTCGATCCATCAGGACTTTCGCAAGATCCTCGGCCCGGATACCGACGACGAACAAACCCTTGCCGGCACAGAAGCAGCGCTGTTCGGCAGCCCGCAGGCCGCACGGCTGGTGTTCCAGCTCGACTCGGCCTATCAGGGTGAGGAAGCGCTCGAACTGGTCAAGCGCGCCCAGGCTCAAGGTCGCCCTTACGCCATGGCATTCACCGACATGCGCATGCCCCCCGGCTGGGACGGTCTGGAAACCATCGAACAGCTCTGGAAGGCTGATCCTCACCTGCAAATCGCGCTGTGCACGGCCTTCTCCGATTACACCTGGGAAGCCATGGCCGAACGACTGGAGTTCGGCGATCAGTTGCTGGTGCTGAAAAAACCTTTCGACAGCCTGGAAATCCGCCAGATGGCCAGCGCCCTGACCTGGAAGTGGCAGATGGCGCAGGACGCGGCCATGAAAGTGCTGACCCTGGAGCAAACCATCGAGGCCCGGGTCCACGAGCTGCTCAAGGTATCGCACTTGTTGCAGTACGACGTATTGACCGAATTGCCCAACAGCACCTTGCTGGGCGACCGACTGAACCAGTCACTGGCCCTGTCACGACGCCATGACAAACAACTGGCCGTGATGTTTCTGGGGCTCGATCGTTTCAAACGTATCAACAATGCCTTGGGTCACCCGACCGGTGACGAGATGCTCAAACGTGTCGGGCACAACCTGGTGGCCTGCGTGCGCGAGTCCGACTCGGTGTTTCGTTACGGCTCCGATGAGTTTGTGGTGATCCTGGCTGACATCCACCACCCCCAACAGACCAAGGGCATCGCCGAAAAGCTCCTGAACGCCATAAGCACGCCTCAACACATCGGCGGCCATGACCTGAGCGTGACGGCCAGCCTGGGCATCAGCATCTATCCCGAGGACGGTTTCGATGCCATCGCACTGATCAAAAAAGCCGAAACCGCCATGCGCAACGTCAAGGACAGCGGCCCGAACGATTTCAGCTTTTTCATCGATGAGATGAACCAGCGCGCCCGGGAACAGCAGAGTATCGAGTCGGGTATTCGCCTGGCGCTGGAACGCAACGAATTTGTCCTGCACTACCAGCCAAAACTTGACCTGGGCAGCGGCAAAGTGGTCGGCGCCGAGGCATTGATCCGCTGGCAAAAGCCGGGGCAAGGCTGGGTTTACCCGACAGATTTCATCGGTGTAGCCGAGGACAGCGGCTTGATCGTACCGCTGAGCAAATGGGTGCTCGCCCAGGCCTGTCAACAAGCCCGCGCCTGGCAGACGAAAGGCCTGCCGAAACTCTGTATGTCGGTGAACGTGTCGGCCATCGATTTCCGCCAGCGGGACTTTGTCGAAGGTATAGAGCAGATACTCAAGCAAACCGGTATGGACCCCACTTTGCTGGAGCTGGAAATTACCGAAGGCGTATTGATGCAGAATATCGATGCCACGATGGTCGCGCTGAATCGGCTCAAGGCATTGGGCGTACGGCTGGCCATCGATGACTTTGGCACCGGCTATTCCAGCCTGAGTTACCTGCAACGGTTTCCCATCGATGTGTTGAAAATCGACCAGTCATTCATTCGTGGCCTGAGCCGTGACAGCAACGACGCAGCCCTGGTCAGCGCCATCATCAGCCTGGGCAAGAGCCTCAAACTGACCGTCATTGCCGAAGGGGTGGAAACCCTTGAGCAACTGAATTTTCTCAAGGCCCTCCAGTGCGAGGAAGGCCAGGGTTATTACTTCAGCAAAGCCGTGGAGCCGGATGCCTTCGTGCAATACCTGACGTCTGTACAGTCCGCTCTATCCAGCACCAAATGAATGATTTGCAACGACACCCAGGGCCCTGCGCCAAGGAGTAATAAGATGTCGCGCTCCTTCTACTACCTGCTTCTTGCGCCTCTACTCGGATGTTGCCTGATAGCCAACGGCGCACCTCTGGACGAGCCACTCAAACCCTTGCCCGCAGTGCCCCAACAGAATCCCTTGCAAGTTGAACTCGGTCGCCGGTTGTTCAACGAGCCACGCCTGTCGGTCAACAACAGCCTGTCCTGCGCCAGTTGCCATCGCCTGGAAATCGGAGGCGCCGACGACAAAGCATTGTCTATCGGCTTCAAAGGCGATCCCCTGACGATCAACACTCCCAGCGTCTTCAACTCAAGTCTGAATTTCCGACAATTCTGGAACGGCCGCGCCGACACCCTGGAAACACAGGCCCACGAAGTGGTGCAGAGCCCCAGCGAAATGGGCAGTCATTGGGAGCATGTCGTTCAGACACTGACCGCCGACCCGGCTTACAAAAGTGCTTTCGCCAAGGCCTACCCGGACGGCGTGACGATGAGCAATGTGCAAAATGCCCTGGCCACCTATGAGCGCACGCTGATCAGCGCCAACTCGCGTTTCGACCAATACCTGCTGGGCAATACCGAGATTCTGACGATCGATGAGAAGTACGGTTACCAACGCTTCAAGGACTACGGCTGCATCGCTTGCCATCAAGGGGTAAACATCGGCGGCAACATGTTCCAGAAATTCGGAGTCATGGGCGATTACTTCCAGGTACGGGGCAACCCCACCGAAGCCGATCTGGGCCGCTATCTGGTCACCAAGGCTGAAGAGGACCGCAACGTGTTCAAGGTTCCGAGCCTGCGCAACGTCGCCGTGACCGCGCCGTACTTTCACGATGGCTCGGCGAAAACCCTCGAGGAAGCGGTAGACGTGATGTTCAAGTTCCAGCTCGGTCGCGTGCCCTCTGACAAGGACAAGACCTTGATCATCAAATTCCTCAAGACCCTGACCGGTGAGTGGGGAGGTAAACCTTTATGAAAACGTACCACCGTCGCAACCTGATATTGCTCAGTGGCGTGGCATTGTTGCTGGCCTCGACACTGCTGTTTCTGTACCTCAAATCAAGCTCCGATCAGACCTCGACGTACGCCGAGTCCCGGGGCCTGATCGGCCAGATCAAACAGCTCAATGCGCAGTGGGAAACCGAGATTCTCAAGGCCAGAATTGCCATCAGCCACAATTACGATCCGCTGGTTGCACCGCTGAACGAGATGACCCAGTTGTGGGAGCAATTCGAGACCATGGAGTCCAATCACGGCCGCAACGACCCCATCTGGCATTCCGGCCATGACGCATACCGCACCGCTGTTCAGGAAAAAACCCGGCTGGTGGAGCAGTTCA
The Pseudomonas lini DNA segment above includes these coding regions:
- the metE gene encoding 5-methyltetrahydropteroyltriglutamate--homocysteine S-methyltransferase, whose translation is MALAHTLGFPRIGADRELKKALESYWKGDLDQDALKSVGRQLRATHWQLQKDAGIDLLPVGDFAWYDQVLTHSLTFGVIPERFDSAKDSRGLPTLDTLFAMARGATATCCGGEHTKAQYAQELTKWFDTNYHYLVPEFSADQQFKLSWEQLFDEVEEAKALGHNVKPVIIGPLTYLWLGKAKGDGFDKLDLLERLLPIYGEILGRLAAQGVEWVQIDEPILTLDLPQAWKNAFERAYHILQYSPLKKLVATYFSGLEDNLGLAVGLPVQGLHIDAVRAPDQLGQILDRLPTYKILSVGLVNGRNVWRCELEQALAQLQPAQERFGDNLWVSSSCSLLHSPVDLDREDKLDPELKSWLAFAVQKCGEIAVLRDALNDPQSPKVQTALAESRAIQAGRAQSPRIHKAEVQARIEAISAKDSQRHSPFAKRIEQQQARLKLPAFPTTTIGSFPQTGAIRLARQAFKQGKLSANDYTDAMHSEIRHAVQIQERLGLDVLVHGEAERNDMVEYFAEQLDGYLFTRFGWVQSYGSRCVKPAIIYGDLSRPKPMTVEWITYAQSLTDKVMKGMLTGPVTMLMWSFPREDVSRKIQAQQLALALRDEVVDLENAGIKIVQIDEAAFREGLPLRRAQWQEYLDWAVQAFRLSASGVRDETQIHTHMCYSEFNDVIQSIAAMDADVITIETSRSDMELLEAFEAFDYPNDIGPGVYDIHSPRVPDTAEMVKLMSKAVKRIPAERLWINPDCGLKTRAWPETEAALVNMVAAARQLRSELA
- a CDS encoding EAL domain-containing protein produces the protein MSVNTLLARINRRILIVDDTASIHEDFAKILSPPSIEDDNLISAENALFGTPASVSLQSFVIDSAFQGREALDKVETALANDSPYAMAFIDMRMPPGWDGLETIERLWQVDPKLQVALCTAYSDYSWEDIAERLELGDRLLILKKPFDAIEIRQMASALTAKWQMTEDAALKMSLLELAVEERTRELSDANIIVQNSPTILYRLRGEPSFPLMYISHNITKYGHIAAALVASSNWAQELIHPDDQSKVDTAMARVLDRHAAGASIEFRMRTGDGDWRWVENRYIPVRDDEGRLLEVEGIIIDVTERKLAEEKIALLARTDGLTGLANRATLIERLHQAFAAARRGATPFAMFYLDLDHFKRINDTLGHPVGDLLLQEVARRIKNCVRENDVVARLGGDEFAILQLDVGDPTQSAALAAKVRDALVLPYSLAGNDVRVSVSIGISSYAPISFSADSLLTQADMALYRSKEKGRNQYHFHSDEINQEVVERMTIANDLKTAIEHDELELRYWPEVDLSTGKILGMEAQVSWNHPQRGLLEAQAFLPAAEKTGTIIALGHWVLERACRQMRQWRDEGMAPPVVAIKLSLAQLKSGPELIYDVLRTTARWELCPWDLRFDVTEATLAQTKWTHNDVLPRLRELGVKIAIDDFGTEYSSFDYLKTYQVNHLKLAQTFIDMAARDPASATTLRAIINFAREVGIGIIAEGVETQEQRSSLMATGSPMNAQGHYFSQAVSSQQAAELLKAGSIVHASHDTGAMPDDPRRAMEDKE
- a CDS encoding HD domain-containing phosphohydrolase is translated as MEEQLPTTVTDKPKLLLVDDEESILNSLRRLLRGQPYEVLLATSGAQALEIMAQQPIDLVMTDARMPNMDGATLLAHVHQRYPDTTRIMLTGYADPSAIIKAINEGQIHRYISKPWHDEEMLLTLRQSLAYQHSERERLRLVQETWDQNEKLKQLNATLEKHVAARTSELQQTADMLDLAYEELKRSYVTGTEVFSLLANLRLPPTKQTNRQIIELVRVYCKLHGLDEGTSRDLTMAAALYNIGKLSWTDSMMNTPSDLLHHNDRERYRGYPKQSESLLMTLDPMKDAARLILHHQERWDGSGFPDRLKGEAIPFGSRLLKLAVDFIELQRGLILERQMNSDEALVYIRQYAGRLYDPELVEDFIQVCATYLSDVTLADPTVKVLATRDLVAGMILARNLNADNGMLLLNAGKVLNGPLVEKLIAFEAMESAKYSIFVKVPEEVEGALLETS
- a CDS encoding NUDIX domain-containing protein; this encodes MTLSSAASLRLIRIAAALLIGPDGRTLLVRKRGTQAFMQPGGKIEAHEQPVHALARELEEELGLVIDPAHAAYLGQFSAPAANEPGYVVQAELFQLTIDSHVCPAAEIEEVRWIDPATDGDVTLAPLTRDLILPFYRASLIETA
- the metR gene encoding transcriptional regulator MetR, coding for MLEIRHLKTLHALREADSLVDAADRLHLTQSALSHQFKELEERMGMPLFVRKTKPVRFTSAGLRLLQLADATLPLLRGAERDIARLAGGTAGRLHMAIECHSCFQWLMPTIDQFRDAWPEVELDLASGFSFAPLPALARGDLDLVVTSDPLELVGITYVPLFTYEAMLAVANQHRLASKPYIVPEDLLTETLITYPVERDRLDIFTRFLEPADIEPAQVRTSELTVMMMQLVASGRGVCGMPHWALHEYSSRGYVKAKRLGEKGLFATLYAGIRADMLDAPYMRDFLLTAKDTSFSTLDGVSAVR
- a CDS encoding N-acetyltransferase family protein encodes the protein MWIQRLDASHALDYRALMLEAYDLHPQAFTSSVRERAVMPLSWWESRLTSKLDRVLGAFEEGKLAGIVGLAFEPREKARHKVTLFGMYVSGAVRQRGLGYQLVQAALAEAQTHQGLRLIQLTVTAGNEAAFKLYQRCGFVQFGLEPLAVRVGEDYFDKIHMWRELTPEPLA
- a CDS encoding LysE family translocator gives rise to the protein MIPLQDLLIFAAAALLMVLTPGPNMIYLISRSICQGRKAGVTSLLGVVAGFLVHLFAAAAGLTAVFVAVPMAYEVLKWAGALYLLWLAWQAVKPGARSPFEAQQLPADSSRKLITMGFLTSALNPKIAVFYLSVFPQFITPEHGSVFTQSIILGLTQISVSFSVNLLIALFAAGIASWFVNNPNWLAMQRYFMGFVLSGLAVRLMLEQRRAA